A genomic window from Limnochordia bacterium includes:
- a CDS encoding elongation factor Tu has product GDLELPEGTEMVMPGDRVSVSVKLITPIAMEEGLRFAIREGGRTVGAGVVTKVIK; this is encoded by the coding sequence CGGGGATCTGGAGTTACCCGAGGGAACAGAGATGGTTATGCCTGGCGACCGGGTGAGTGTTAGTGTAAAGTTAATCACACCGATTGCGATGGAGGAAGGACTACGCTTTGCTATTCGAGAAGGTGGTAGGACTGTTGGAGCAGGAGTTGTCACGAAGGTAATAAAGTAA